In one window of Festucalex cinctus isolate MCC-2025b chromosome 14, RoL_Fcin_1.0, whole genome shotgun sequence DNA:
- the LOC144001799 gene encoding uncharacterized protein LOC144001799: MRAHVVFLLLALAAVPARSMGADGGENREDLGEDLEGKEEKDKEEEEEEEEEEEEEEEEEEEEEEEEEEKEGKEEEEEEEDEEEEEEEEEEEEEKGEKEEEEEEKGGEEEEEEEEEEEEEEEEKEGKEEEEDEEEEEEEEEEEKGEKEEEEEEKGEEEEEEEEEKEKEKEKEKEGEEEEEEELLVGANGRAKAEDIEDEEL; this comes from the exons ATGAGAGCCCACGTCGTGTTCCTGCTGCTGGCGCTGGCGGCCGTGCCCGCCCGTTCCATGGGTGCTGACG GGGGAGAGAACAGAGAAGACTTAGGTGAAGATTtagaaggaaaagaagaaaaagacaaagaagaagaagaagaagaagaagaagaagaagaagaagaagaagaagaagaagaagaagaagaagaagaagaagaggaaaaagaaggaaaagaagaagaagaagaagaggaagacgaagaagaagaagaagaagaagaagaagaagaagaagaaaaaggagaaaaagaagaagaagaagaagaaaaaggaggagaagaagaagaagaagaagaagaagaagaagaagaagaagaagaggaaaaagaaggaaaagaagaagaggaagacgaagaagaagaagaagaagaagaagaagaagaaaaaggagaaaaagaagaagaagaagaagaaaaaggagaagaagaagaagaagaagaagaagaaaaagaaaaagaaaaagaaaaagaaaaggaaggtgaagaagaagaagaggaagaacttTTGGTTGGCGCTAACG GGAGGGCAAAAGCAGAAGATATAGAAGATGAAGAACTTTAG